The following proteins are co-located in the Streptomyces sp. NBC_00435 genome:
- a CDS encoding COG1470 family protein produces the protein MISPAASSSPGAPGLDIPRVSVTPGGTASTSLTVRNDSDIVEAYRLEVVGDCAAWTVVEPERISLYPGTSETVTIRLAPPRSPQVRAGDVPLAVRVLPTEHPESVRVPETTVHIEEFRELRAESAPKRRRGWLRGRYRLAVRNEGNSPVRLAFTPGQPGEELKFDFRPAALKLEPGESAEVVLRVRTGKPVWFGSPVTWPFTVEVAEAGDGDGEDGKERPEPDAVRAPLEVEFVQIPIFPTWLLAVLAALLALLLAWFMLVRPAVRSTAKEAADQVVQKRPTPSADVNGQVPGAGDAKQPGAGGKSPQPGTGAGGTGAAGPGAGSGGGAGGQQGSATIDLQTDGGQTKTGAYTVPAGKTFGITDIVVANFQGDEGVVTISFGDRKITTIALETFRNQDYHWVTPISITESQTVTVQVTCAKPGTPATGRQAQECHEVLNVSGVLSDLR, from the coding sequence GTGATATCCCCAGCAGCCTCTTCCAGCCCTGGCGCGCCCGGCCTCGACATCCCGCGGGTGTCGGTGACGCCGGGCGGTACCGCATCCACCAGCCTGACCGTCCGCAACGACAGCGACATCGTCGAGGCGTACCGCCTGGAGGTCGTCGGCGACTGCGCTGCGTGGACCGTGGTGGAACCCGAGCGCATCTCCCTCTACCCCGGCACCTCGGAAACGGTGACGATCCGCCTGGCCCCGCCGCGTTCGCCGCAGGTGCGGGCGGGCGATGTACCGCTCGCCGTGCGCGTGCTGCCCACCGAGCACCCCGAGTCCGTGCGGGTGCCCGAAACCACCGTGCACATCGAGGAGTTCCGGGAGCTGCGCGCAGAGAGCGCTCCCAAACGCCGCCGCGGCTGGCTGCGCGGGCGCTATCGACTCGCCGTGCGCAACGAGGGCAACTCCCCCGTACGGCTTGCTTTCACGCCCGGGCAGCCGGGTGAGGAGCTGAAGTTCGACTTCCGCCCCGCGGCACTGAAGCTGGAGCCCGGTGAGTCCGCCGAGGTCGTGCTGCGGGTCCGTACCGGCAAGCCGGTGTGGTTCGGGTCCCCGGTGACCTGGCCGTTCACTGTTGAGGTGGCCGAAGCCGGCGACGGTGACGGTGAGGACGGCAAGGAGCGGCCGGAGCCGGACGCCGTCCGGGCGCCGCTGGAGGTGGAGTTCGTACAGATCCCGATCTTCCCGACGTGGCTGCTCGCGGTACTGGCGGCGCTGCTCGCGCTGCTGCTCGCCTGGTTCATGCTGGTGCGCCCGGCCGTGCGCAGCACGGCCAAGGAAGCCGCCGACCAGGTGGTCCAGAAGCGGCCGACGCCCAGTGCGGACGTGAACGGGCAGGTCCCGGGCGCCGGCGACGCCAAGCAGCCGGGCGCCGGGGGCAAGAGCCCCCAGCCCGGGACGGGCGCAGGCGGTACGGGAGCCGCCGGACCCGGAGCCGGATCCGGCGGGGGCGCGGGAGGACAGCAGGGCTCGGCCACCATCGACCTGCAGACCGACGGCGGGCAGACCAAGACCGGTGCCTACACGGTGCCCGCCGGCAAGACGTTCGGGATCACGGACATCGTCGTCGCCAACTTTCAGGGCGACGAAGGGGTGGTGACCATCAGCTTCGGCGACCGCAAGATCACGACGATCGCGCTGGAAACGTTCCGTAACCAGGACTATCACTGGGTCACCCCCATCAGCATCACCGAGAGCCAGACTGTGACCGTCCAGGTGACCTGTGCGAAGCCCGGCACCCCTGCCACCGGTCGTCAGGCGCAGGAATGCCACGAGGTGCTCAACGTGAGCGGTGTGCTGAGCGACCTCAGGTGA
- a CDS encoding helix-turn-helix transcriptional regulator → MPQPGNNGPFSSFGGDQRVTVAVYASDPILRVGVVHQLRQRREVELVADADADTAQVSLVTVDSVDDETAALLYRLRHNSATRTGLVVGTFESGDALQRAIECGVTAVLRRAEADQDRLLRLVLSIANGEGVLPGDLLAKLLDHVGSLQRSALDPRAVSLSTLTPREADMLRLVSEGLDTAEIAAKTSYSERTVKNVLHEVITRLQLRNRTHAVGYALRQGLI, encoded by the coding sequence ATGCCCCAGCCTGGCAACAACGGGCCCTTCTCCTCATTCGGCGGCGACCAACGGGTCACCGTGGCCGTGTACGCATCGGATCCGATCCTGCGCGTCGGAGTCGTCCACCAGCTGCGCCAGCGAAGGGAGGTCGAGCTCGTCGCCGACGCCGACGCCGACACCGCGCAGGTGTCGCTCGTGACCGTGGACAGCGTGGACGACGAGACGGCCGCCCTGCTGTACCGACTGCGGCACAACTCCGCCACGCGCACCGGCCTCGTGGTCGGCACCTTCGAATCCGGGGACGCCCTGCAGCGCGCCATCGAATGCGGGGTCACGGCTGTCCTGCGGCGCGCGGAGGCGGACCAGGACCGGCTCCTGCGGCTGGTTCTGTCGATAGCGAACGGCGAGGGCGTGCTGCCCGGCGACCTGCTCGCGAAGCTCCTCGACCACGTCGGCAGCCTGCAGCGTTCGGCGCTCGACCCGCGCGCCGTGTCCCTGTCCACCCTGACCCCGCGCGAGGCGGACATGCTGCGCCTGGTGTCGGAGGGACTGGACACCGCTGAGATCGCGGCCAAGACCTCGTACTCCGAACGGACCGTCAAGAACGTGCTGCACGAGGTCATCACGCGGCTGCAACTGCGCAACCGCACGCATGCGGTCGGCTACGCCCTGCGCCAGGGGCTGATCTGA
- a CDS encoding eCIS core domain-containing protein, translating to MRIPARDKAEADVSKDSSGPSRQARRGEERAPAAPAAATLPALQRSVGNAAVTRMLAAGHSPGRQDAPVQRATAHDVLRSPGRPLEGPLREEMETRLGADFSDVRVHSDPLAQRSAAEIGARAYTSGSHVVVTDGGKDKHTLAHELTHVIQQRQGPVAGTDTGHGLRVSDPGDRFEREAEANASRVMAAPAPVQRAACEEHGPHAPVSGEGAVVQRKGPEELGPSLPADPPRAGGLLGRLRARTQEPPDPVVARVRTDIAAYDSDANRDPMHCMMALTDLTLQIAPAEDEATAAVKPWLSAALKVIKDELVLVNDQLVRDNEFPDAAREPFSAMTDNGMLWQEEQWADSAAAFQMHGASYFRELSELNRAGMAKEIAGGRGDRNWVADVRTKLSTALQQSVLCHYTAKSRAEQMLGQGEMKSKTELLRANPDAPNNSEAYDKHVLANEGFVFFFLEVPGSPFRETRFGGEEPARIEIPLTASPLMSQGWLMLSDFAQREYPTVRAKPEDPAQTQSRLGTREDTFSDGFSLPVRKFDVGAGAGADALDMEKVMDAMGNERNEDRRGQILFSMTQALSDPHSTMTYGSGAQEQVHSERLRSNTLIGRDIVPGLVERAVVEIQRLGEVNPQLADRLKAMSGDELMRFLLKELLRPQAMLPNTVDLSAATAVLASGQRVGVPTH from the coding sequence ATGCGTATTCCTGCCCGCGACAAGGCAGAAGCCGATGTATCCAAGGACAGCTCCGGCCCGTCCCGGCAGGCGCGTCGGGGTGAGGAACGAGCCCCCGCCGCTCCCGCGGCGGCTACGCTGCCGGCGCTCCAGCGGTCCGTCGGCAACGCGGCGGTGACGCGCATGCTCGCGGCGGGCCACAGCCCCGGGCGCCAGGACGCACCCGTCCAGCGGGCGACCGCGCATGACGTGCTCCGGTCGCCCGGCAGGCCGCTCGAAGGACCCCTGCGCGAGGAGATGGAGACCCGGCTCGGCGCGGACTTCTCCGACGTACGGGTCCACTCCGATCCCCTCGCGCAGCGCTCCGCAGCCGAGATCGGGGCCCGGGCGTACACCTCGGGCAGCCACGTGGTCGTCACGGACGGCGGGAAGGACAAGCACACCCTCGCCCACGAGCTCACCCATGTCATCCAACAGCGGCAGGGGCCGGTCGCGGGCACGGACACGGGCCACGGGCTGCGGGTCAGCGACCCCGGCGACCGCTTCGAGCGGGAGGCCGAGGCCAACGCGAGTCGGGTCATGGCCGCTCCCGCACCCGTCCAGCGCGCCGCCTGCGAGGAGCACGGGCCACACGCGCCGGTTTCCGGTGAGGGGGCCGTCGTCCAGCGCAAGGGGCCCGAAGAGCTCGGTCCTTCGCTGCCGGCCGACCCCCCGCGTGCTGGAGGGCTGCTGGGCCGGCTCAGGGCGCGGACCCAGGAGCCGCCGGACCCGGTGGTGGCGCGGGTACGGACGGACATCGCCGCATACGACAGCGATGCCAACCGTGACCCCATGCACTGCATGATGGCCCTGACGGACCTCACGCTCCAGATCGCCCCGGCCGAGGACGAGGCGACCGCGGCCGTCAAGCCCTGGCTGTCCGCGGCGCTCAAGGTCATCAAGGACGAACTGGTACTGGTGAACGACCAGCTCGTACGGGACAACGAGTTCCCCGACGCGGCGCGGGAGCCGTTCAGCGCGATGACCGACAACGGCATGCTGTGGCAGGAGGAGCAGTGGGCCGACAGCGCGGCCGCGTTCCAGATGCACGGGGCGAGCTACTTCCGCGAACTGTCGGAGCTCAACCGGGCCGGGATGGCCAAGGAGATCGCCGGGGGCCGGGGTGACCGGAACTGGGTCGCCGACGTCAGGACCAAGCTGTCGACCGCGCTCCAGCAGAGCGTGCTGTGCCACTACACGGCCAAGTCGCGCGCCGAGCAGATGCTCGGCCAGGGGGAGATGAAGTCCAAGACCGAGCTGCTCAGGGCGAACCCCGACGCGCCGAACAACTCGGAGGCGTACGACAAGCACGTCCTTGCCAACGAGGGCTTCGTCTTCTTCTTCCTGGAGGTACCGGGCAGCCCGTTCCGCGAAACGCGGTTCGGCGGCGAGGAGCCGGCCCGGATCGAGATCCCCCTGACCGCGTCCCCCCTGATGAGTCAGGGCTGGCTGATGCTCAGCGACTTCGCGCAGCGCGAGTACCCCACCGTGCGCGCGAAGCCCGAGGATCCGGCGCAGACGCAGAGCAGGCTGGGCACGCGCGAGGACACCTTCTCGGACGGGTTCTCCCTGCCGGTGCGGAAGTTCGACGTCGGTGCGGGGGCGGGAGCCGACGCGCTGGACATGGAGAAGGTCATGGACGCGATGGGCAACGAGCGCAACGAGGACCGCAGGGGGCAGATCCTCTTCTCCATGACCCAGGCGCTGTCGGACCCTCACAGCACCATGACCTACGGATCCGGTGCGCAGGAGCAGGTCCATTCGGAGCGGCTGCGGTCCAACACCCTGATCGGGCGGGACATCGTGCCGGGTCTGGTGGAGCGGGCCGTCGTGGAGATCCAACGCCTCGGAGAGGTGAACCCGCAGCTCGCGGACAGGCTCAAGGCGATGTCCGGAGACGAGCTGATGCGGTTCCTGCTCAAGGAACTGCTGCGGCCGCAGGCGATGCTGCCGAACACGGTCGACCTCAGTGCCGCCACGGCGGTCCTGGCCTCCGGCCAGCGGGTGGGGGTCCCCACGCACTGA